A genome region from Hevea brasiliensis isolate MT/VB/25A 57/8 chromosome 9, ASM3005281v1, whole genome shotgun sequence includes the following:
- the LOC110636978 gene encoding uncharacterized protein LOC110636978 isoform X2, producing the protein MSNPDAIHGCYVKNMYGFTSPPIPHSLPCLLYPSSRSLLCLQNQVCPSMPSCRYNYGGDFYHILFAPQAFTPIFGNFWNSRRNSLFLLRASRRESPYEVLGVSPSASPDEIKRAYRKLALKYHPDVNKEKNAQDKFMRIKHAYNTLLNSESWRKYDAGNSSGFSYSGTERSQSWNAQNEEEFYGFGDLFRDLQEEFQNWEASTSSQGKPKSLWEELAEIGEEFVEFLEKELNITDTEFEANDYGPQKDSSFSASETERKGGVQNEGSKGSGIKDNIDEIEATLAKLKKELGL; encoded by the exons ATGAGTAATCCAGATGCAATACATGGTTGTTATGTCAAGAACATGTATGGATTTACTTCCCCTCCAATCCCGCACAGCCTTCCCTGTCTTCTTTACCCTTCCTCAAGATCTCTTCTTTGCTTGCAAAACCAGGTGTGCCCATCGATGCCTAGTTGTAGATATAACTATGGAGGTGATTTTTACCATATTTTGTTTGCTCCTCAAGCATTCACTCCAATATTCGGCAATTTCTGGAATAGCAGGAGAAATAGTCTCTTTCTTTTGAGAGCGAGTCGCAGAGAGTCTCCTTATGAAGTTCTAGGTGTGTCGCCTTCTGCATCTCCTGATGAAATCAAAAGGGCTTATAGGAAACTTGCCTTGAAGTATCATCCTGATGTTAATAAGGAG AAAAATGCTCAGGATAAATTTATGAGGATTAAGCATGCATACAATACATTGCTGAACTCTGAATCTTGGAGGAAGTATGATGCTGGAAATTCATCTGGTTTTTCATACTCTGGCACCGAAAGAAGTCAAAGCTGGAATGCCCAAAATGAAGAAGAGTTCTATGGATTTG GGGACTTATTTAGAGATCTCCAAGAAGAATTTCAGAATTGGGAAGCCAGTACTTCATCACAAGGGAAACCAAAGAGCCTATGGGAGGAATTAGCG GAAATTGGAGAAGAATTTGTGGAATTTCTAGAGAAGGAGCTTAACATAACAGATACAGAGTTTGAAGCAAATGATTATGGACCTCAAAAGGACAGTTCATTTTCTGCTTCTGAGACGGAGAGAAAAGGAGGTGTTCAAAATGAAGGTAGCAAGGGTAGCGGCATTAAAGATAATATTGATGAAATTGAAGCTACTCTTGCAAAGCTTAAGAAGGAATTGGGATTGTAG
- the LOC110636990 gene encoding pentatricopeptide repeat-containing protein At1g11290, chloroplastic-like: protein MSLCFFPSQLWFILHGPSKPAKQLFYLALTAHNHHFTGDAEPDYYSNGYQSFTDYEKPPNLVGLDLVAQLQWHGSYSNPYYLNKVVSFCAKSAYKDFGIQVHCTIIKLSFTSNVYVSSAVVDMYAKCGEIHSAKKMFDEMPQRNEVTWNSLISGYLNVGFPQIAVEFFVEMLGVMRVVTPSSVLACLVGCSQLEARELGVQVHGLSVKAGFGYNVVVGTVLIDMYSKCGNVNDSQRVFDHMADKNVVTWTSLVTAYAQNGYPDEAIMLVREMTRLGLKSNYVTYNSLLSSFSGPKHLDYCKQVHCCIIRHGFESNVYIAATLLTVYSKCSNNVEDFKKLRSGVTSQDHISWNAIISGLSNLGYGKDALHSFFEMRQAGIIVDFYTFTSVLGAIGGISVLEEGRKMHTLIVKMGFDQKLCIQNGLVSMYARCGALNDSKRVFWLMEDRDVISWNALLTGCAHHGYGEETLELFEQLRKTKIKPDSTTFLAVLSACSHAGFVDQGLEYFDLMRSHISIESHRVEHYASVVDIFGRAGCLNEAEAVINSMPIAPGPSVYKALLSACLVHGNREIAARTAKMLLELWPNDPATYILLSNVLKTGGCWNNAADVRKLMFDRGVRKKPGYSWI from the coding sequence ATGTCATTGTGTTTCTTTCCTTCTCAACTATGGTTCATCCTGCACGGACCTTCCAAGCCCGCCAAACAGCTGTTTTACCTCGCTCTCACGGCCCACAACCACCACTTTACCGGTGACGCAGAACCAGATTACTACTCTAATGGATACCAAAGCTTCACCGACTATGAGAAGCCTCCAAACCTGGTTGGTTTGGACCTCGTGGCTCAGCTGCAGTGGCATGGGTCTTATTCCAATCCTTATTATCTCAACAAAGTCGTCTCCTTTTGCGCCAAATCCGCTTATAAGGATTTTGGTATTCAAGTCCATTGTACGATTATCAAATTGAGTTTTACTTCAAACGTATATGTATCCAGTGCTGTTGTTGATATGTATGCCAAGTGTGGCGAAATTCATTCTGCTAAAAAAATGTTCGATGAAATGCCTCAACGAAATGAAGTTACTTGGAATTCGTTGATTTCTGGGTATCTGAATGTCGGTTTCCCACAAATCGCTGTTGAATTTTTTGTCGAGATGTTAGGAGTGATGAGAGTTGTGACACCATCTAGCGTTTTAGCTTGTCTTGTGGGTTGCTCGCAATTGGAGGCAAGGGAACTTGGGGTTCAGGTTCATGGGCTGAGTGTGAAAGCTGGGTTTGGTTACAATGTTGTTGTGGGGACGGTTTTAATTGATATGTACTCAAAGTGTGGCAATGTCAACGATTCTCAGCGGGTTTTTGATCATATGGCGGATAAGAATGTTGTTACTTGGACGTCTTTGGTTACTGCATATGCACAAAATGGATACCCGGATGAAGCTATCATGTTGGTCAGAGAAATGACGCGTTTGGGACTCAAATCAAATTATGTGACTTACAACAGCCTGCTAAGTTCATTTTCTGGTCCTAAACATCTGGACTATTGCAAGCAAGTTCACTGTTGTATAATTCGACATGGTTTCGAGTCGAATGTGTATATAGCAGCAACTCTTCTCACCGTGTACTCAAAGTGTAGCAACAATGTTGAGGATTTTAAGAAGTTACGGTCAGGTGTTACATCACAAGACCACATATCATGGAATGCAATCATTTCTGGTTTATCCAATTTAGGATATGGTAAGGATGCTCTCCATAGTTTCTTTGAAATGAGGCAGGCTGGCATTATTGTGGACTTCTACACATTTACAAGTGTGCTAGGAGCAATAGGGGGTATTTCAGTCCTTGAAGAGGGAAGGAAAATGCATACTCTTATTGTAAAGATGGGGTTTGATCAAAAATTGTGTATTCAAAATGGACTTGTTTCCATGTATGCAAGATGTGGTGCCCTCAATGATTCAAAGAGGGTGTTTTGGTTGATGGAGGACCGTGATGTGATCTCTTGGAATGCACTTCTAACAGGATGTGCTCACCATGGATATGGCGAGGAGACTCTAGAATTGTTTGAACAGCTGAGAAAAACCAAGATCAAACCTGATAGCACCACCTTTCTTGCTGTGTTATCTGCTTGCAGCCATGCTGGTTTTGTTGATCAGGGACTTGAGTATTTTGATTTGATGAGAAGTCATATCTCAATTGAATCTCATAGAGTAGAGCATTATGCTAGCGTTGTTGATATTTTTGGCCGGGCTGGGTGTCTAAATGAAGCTGAAGCTGTCATTAACAGCATGCCAATAGCTCCAGGGCCCTCGGTTTATAAAGCTCTGCTTAGTGCTTGTTTAGTTCATGGAAATAGAGAAATTGCTGCACGCACTGCAAAAATGCTTCTAGAGTTGTGGCCTAATGATCCTGCGACATACATATTACTATCAAATGTGTTGAAAACAGGAGGGTGTTGGAACAATGCGGCAGATGTACGGAAACTAATGTTTGATAGAGGAGTAAGGAAGAAGCCTGGTTATAGTTGGATTTAA
- the LOC110636930 gene encoding protein TOC75-3, chloroplastic, translating to MYSLAAPTNLIANAPLSSSSSLSPRRKSCASATAPSRAFSFKCDLSSSSSLPSSFQNPTPRNSNSHNSILKSLSKPLTLAGAGAGASVATLLLRLTPIINYGPRNFGGNNGGDWFGGGGEGGGGRGDGFGEGGEFWKRLFSPAPAVADESQSESQEWDSHGLPANIVVQLNKLSGFKKYKISEILFFDRRRWATVGTEDSFFEMVSLRPGGIYTKAQLQKELETLATCGMFEKVDIEGKTNPDGTLGITISFAESTWQSADKFRCINVGLMTQSKPIEMDPDMTDKEKLEYYRSQEKDYKRRIEKARPCLLPMAVRTEVLQMLRDQGKVSARLLQKIRDRVQKWYHDEGYACAQVVNFGNLNTKEVVCEVVEGDITQLVIQFLDKLGNVVEGNTQLSVVKRELPKQLRKGQVFNIEAGKQALRNINSLALFSNIEVNPRPDEKNEGGIIVEIKLKELEPKSAEVSTEWSIVPGRGGRPTLASFQPGGTVSFEHRNIKGLNRSILGSITTSNFFLPQDDLAFKLEYVHPYLDGVYNPRNRTLRASCFNSRKLSPVFTGGPGVDEVPPIWVDRAGFKANITENFTRQSKFTYGIVMEEITTRDESSHISAHGQRVLPSGGISADGPPTTLSGTGIDRMAFLQANITRDNTKFINGAIVGERNVFQVDQGLGIGSKFPFFNRHQLTITRFVQLKQVEEGAGKSPPPVLVLHGHYGGCVGDLPSYDAFTLGGPYSVRGYNMGELGAARNIIELGAEIRIPVRNTHLYAFAEHGNDLGTSKDVKGNPTEVYRRMGHGSSYGVGVKLGLVRAEYAVDHNTGTGSLFFRFGERY from the exons ATGTACTCTTTGGCAGCACCCACCAACCTCATAGCCAACGCTCCACTCTCCTCCTCTTCGTCCTTATCCCCCCGCCGCAAGTCATGTGCTAGTGCCACCGCCCCCTCACGTGCTTTCTCCTTCAAATGCGATCTTTCCTCCTCTTCTTCCTTACCTTCATCCTTTCAAAACCCTACACCCCGTAATTCCAATTCACACAATTCCATCCTTAAATCCTTGTCAAAGCCTCTAACCCTTGCTGGCGCTGGCGCTGGCGCTTCCGTCGCCACTCTCCTCCTCCGACTCACCCCAATTATTAACTACGGCCCTCGCAACTTCGGCGGTAATAATGGCGGCGATTGGTTCGGAGGTGGCGGTGAAGGTGGAGGTGGACGAGGAGATGGTTTTGGTGAGGGAGGAGAGTTCTGGAAGAGACTGTTTTCTCCGGCGCCGGCAGTTGCGGACGAGTCGCAGTCAGAGTCACAGGAGTGGGATTCACATGGTCTTCCAGCCAACATTGTGGTTCAGCTAAATAAACTGAGTGGCTTCAAGAAGTACAAAATTTCAGAAATCCTCTTCTTCGATCGGCGGCGATGGGCTACCGTGGGCACTGAAGACTCCTTCTTTGAGATGGTCTCTCTACGACCTGGTGGAATTTACACCAAAGCACAGCTCCAGAAGGAGCTCGAAACGCTAGCGACTTGCGGAATGTTTGAGAAAGTAGACATTGAAGGAAAAACTAATCCAGACGGAACCCTAGGCATAACTATATCATTTGCAGAAAGCACCTGGCAATCAGCTGATAAGTTTAGGTGCATCAATGTAGGATTAATGACGCAATCGAAACCCATTGAAATGGATCCAGATATGACCGACAAAGAGAAGCTGGAGTATTACAGGAGTCAGGAGAAGGATTACAAGAGGAGGATAGAGAAGGCGAGGCCGTGTTTGTTACCGATGGCGGTGCGGACGGAGGTGCTTCAGATGCTGAGAGACCAGGGGAAGGTTAGCGCAAGGTTGTTGCAGAAGATTAGGGATAGAGTGCAGAAATGGTACCATGATGAAGGTTATGCGTGTGCTCAGGTTGTGAATTTTGGGAATTTGAATACCAAGGAGGTGGTCTGTGAGGTGGTGGAAGGGGATATTACCCAGTTGGTCATTCAGTTCCTAGATAAGCTTGGGAATGTTGTCGAAGGGAACACACAGCTTTCTGTTGTCAAGAGAGAATTGCCCAAACAG CTTCGAAAAGGTCAAGTTTTTAACATTGAAGCTGGGAAACAAGCTCTCAGGAACATAAACTCATTGGCCTTATTTTCGAATATTGAGGTGAATCCAAGGCCTGATGAGAAGAATGAGGGAGGAATAATTGTTGAGATTAAACTTAAAGAACTAGAGCCAAAATCAGCTGAAGTTAGCACTGAGTGGAGTATTGTTCCTGGACGTGGAGGGCGTCCCACATTG GCTTCATTCCAGCCGGGtggaactgtttcttttgaacatCGGAATATCAAAGGGCTGAATCGATCCATTCTTGGTTCAATAACCACCAGCAATTTCTTCTTGCCTCAG GATGATCTTGCTTTTAAGCTTGAGTATGTTCATCCATATTTGGATGGTGTATATAATCCACGCAACCGTACTCTCCGTGCAAGCTGCTTTAACAGCAGGAAACTAAGTCCAGTCTTCACTGGTGGGCCGGGAGTGGATGAAGTCCCTCCTATATGGGTTGATCGTGCTGGCTTCAAAGCTAACATTACAGAG AATTTCACCCGCCAGAGTAAATTCACTTATGGAATTGTGATGGAAGAGATAACAACACGTGATGAAAGCAGTCATATCTCTGCTCATGGTCAAAGAGTGTTGCCAAGTGGTGGAATTAGTGCAGATGGGCCTCCAACAACCCTCAGTGGTACCGGCATTGACCGAATGGCATTTCTACAAGCAAATATCACACGTGATAACACCAAATTCATAAATGGAGCTATAGTTGGTGAGAGGAATGTGTTTCAG GTGGACCAAGGCCTTGGAATTGGCAGCAAGTTTCCGTTCTTTAACCGTCACCAACTAACCATCACGCGATTTGTACAGTTGAAGCAAGTGGAGGAAGGTGCTGGTAAATCACCACCACCCGTACTAGTCCTGCATGGTCATTATGGCGGTTGTGTAGGAGATCTTCCAAGTTATGATGCTTTTACCCTTGGGGGACCTTATTCTGTGAGAGGCTACAATATGGGTGAATTGGGAGCAGCTAGAAACATCATTGAG CTTGGAGCTGAAATACGGATACCTGTGAGAAATACGCACTTGTATGCATTTGCAGAGCATGGAAATGATCTGGGAACTTCTAAGGATGTCAAGGGGAACCCAACAGAGGTCTACAGGAGAATGGGTCATGGTTCATCATATGGTGTTGGTGTCAAGCTGGGTTTGGTGCGTGCAGAGTATGCTGTTGATCATAATACTGGTACTGGATCATTGTTCTTTCGGTTTGGGGAAAGATATTGA
- the LOC110636978 gene encoding uncharacterized protein LOC110636978 isoform X1, giving the protein MSNPDAIHGCYVKNMYGFTSPPIPHSLPCLLYPSSRSLLCLQNQVCPSMPSCRYNYGGDFYHILFAPQAFTPIFGNFWNSRRNSLFLLRASRRESPYEVLGVSPSASPDEIKRAYRKLALKYHPDVNKEKNAQDKFMRIKHAYNTLLNSESWRKYDAGNSSGFSYSGTERSQSWNAQNEEEFYGFGDFLRDVQIAIGDLFRDLQEEFQNWEASTSSQGKPKSLWEELAEIGEEFVEFLEKELNITDTEFEANDYGPQKDSSFSASETERKGGVQNEGSKGSGIKDNIDEIEATLAKLKKELGL; this is encoded by the exons ATGAGTAATCCAGATGCAATACATGGTTGTTATGTCAAGAACATGTATGGATTTACTTCCCCTCCAATCCCGCACAGCCTTCCCTGTCTTCTTTACCCTTCCTCAAGATCTCTTCTTTGCTTGCAAAACCAGGTGTGCCCATCGATGCCTAGTTGTAGATATAACTATGGAGGTGATTTTTACCATATTTTGTTTGCTCCTCAAGCATTCACTCCAATATTCGGCAATTTCTGGAATAGCAGGAGAAATAGTCTCTTTCTTTTGAGAGCGAGTCGCAGAGAGTCTCCTTATGAAGTTCTAGGTGTGTCGCCTTCTGCATCTCCTGATGAAATCAAAAGGGCTTATAGGAAACTTGCCTTGAAGTATCATCCTGATGTTAATAAGGAG AAAAATGCTCAGGATAAATTTATGAGGATTAAGCATGCATACAATACATTGCTGAACTCTGAATCTTGGAGGAAGTATGATGCTGGAAATTCATCTGGTTTTTCATACTCTGGCACCGAAAGAAGTCAAAGCTGGAATGCCCAAAATGAAGAAGAGTTCTATGGATTTG GTGATTTTTTGAGAGATGTTCAGATAGCAATAG GGGACTTATTTAGAGATCTCCAAGAAGAATTTCAGAATTGGGAAGCCAGTACTTCATCACAAGGGAAACCAAAGAGCCTATGGGAGGAATTAGCG GAAATTGGAGAAGAATTTGTGGAATTTCTAGAGAAGGAGCTTAACATAACAGATACAGAGTTTGAAGCAAATGATTATGGACCTCAAAAGGACAGTTCATTTTCTGCTTCTGAGACGGAGAGAAAAGGAGGTGTTCAAAATGAAGGTAGCAAGGGTAGCGGCATTAAAGATAATATTGATGAAATTGAAGCTACTCTTGCAAAGCTTAAGAAGGAATTGGGATTGTAG
- the LOC110636985 gene encoding L-type lectin-domain containing receptor kinase I.8-like: MLSVSKLLHILFFISVFLKHLTSADQEVNKFMYQGFNGANLHLNGIAKIHRSGLLELTNISFHQIGRAFFPFPLKFSKSSSTNSQPFSFSTNFVFAIVPQLPNLGGHGFAFTISPSVEFTGAWATQYLGLFNSTGNGLPSNHVFAVELDTIMTPEFSDINNNHIGIDVNGLVSNVSAPLAYFSDKKRENKNLELISGNPMQVWIDYDDVEKLLNVTIAPVTSMKPERPLLSVTIDLSLVLLDSMYVGFSSSTGSMASYHYVLGWSFNRSGPSQSLDVSKLPPLPHKRESSKKLHLRIMIPSITASVVLIVISGAVYRRKRHEELREDWEQEYGPQRFSYKDLHRATKGFKDKELLGFGGFGRVYRGVLPSSNAQVAIKKVSHDSQQGIKEFVAEIVSMGRLRHRNLVQLLGYCRRKGELLLVYDYLPNGSLDKFLFHNDTPNLNWVRRYQILRGVASALLYLHEEWEQVVLHRDVKASNVMLDADLNGRLGDFGLAKFYDHGSIPQTTWVVGTVGYLAPEVSRTGRVTTSSDVFAFGTLMFEVACGRRPIEPERPPHEVILLDWILESWKRGAILQTSDPKLEGKYMAEEMELVLKLGLLCTHPIPAARPVMRQVMQYLDRNANLPDIALDGPGIGSFKISHEAARDCNLSFPASNDYSVLSITDSILSCGR; the protein is encoded by the coding sequence ATGTTGTCAGTGTCTAAATTGCTGCATATTCTGTTCTTTATTTCTGTTTTCTTGAAGCACTTGACCTCAGCAGACCAAGAAGTAAACAAATTCATGTACCAGGGCTTCAATGGAGCCAATCTGCATCTCAATGGGATTGCCAAAATCCACCGCAGTGGTCTGCTGGAGTTAACAAACATTTCATTCCATCAAATTGGCCGTGCTTTCTTTCCATTCCCTCTCAAGTTCAGTAAATCTTCATCTACCAATTCTCAGCCTTTCTCATTTTCTACCAATTTCGTTTTCGCCATTGTTCCTCAGTTGCCTAATCTTGGTGGTCATGGCTTTGCCTTCACCATCTCTCCATCTGTAGAGTTCACAGGGGCGTGGGCAACACAATATTTAGGACTTTTTAATTCTACAGGCAATGGCTTGCCTTCAAACCATGTTTTTGCTGTTGAGCTTGATACTATAATGACTCCTGAATTTAGTGACATCAATAACAACCATATTGGAATTGATGTAAATGGCTTGGTATCCAATGTGTCAGCTCCACTAGCCTACTTTTCAGACAAGAAAAGGGAAAATAAGAACTTAGAGCTCATAAGTGGAAATCCAATGCAGGTGTGGATTGATTATGATGATGTGGAGAAGCTTCTCAATGTAACAATAGCTCCTGTAACAAGCATGAAACCAGAAAGGCCTCTATTGTCAGTAACTATTGATCTTTCTCTAGTCCTCTTGGATTCTATGTATGTTGGTTTTTCTTCATCCACTGGATCAATGGCAAGCTACCATTATGTTCTTGGGTGGAGCTTCAACAGAAGTGGGCCATCTCAAAGTCTTGATGTATCAAAGCTTCCTCCACTTCCACATAAAAGAGAATCAAGTAAGAAACTACATTTAAGAATTATGATCCCATCAATAACAGCAAGTGTTGTGCTGATAGTAATCTCTGGAGCTGTTTATAGGAGGAAGAGACATGAAGAATTGCGCGAAGATTGGGAACAGGAATATGGTCCTCAAAGATTCTCTTACAAAGATCTCCATAGAGCAACCAAAGGATTCAAAGACAAAGAACTGCTGGGGTTTGGGGGTTTTGGAAGGGTTTATAGAGGAGTATTGCCTTCTTCCAATGCACAAGTTGCAATCAAGAAAGTCTCACATGATTCTCAACAAGGAATTAAGGAATTTGTTGCTGAGATTGTTAGCATGGGGAGGCTAAGGCATAGGAACCTGGTACAGCTCCTAGGCTATTGCCGGCGAAAGGGAGAGCTGCTTTTGGTATATGATTATCTGCCTAATGGAAGCCTAGACAAATTCCTATTTCACAATGACACACCAAACTTGAATTGGGTTCGTCGATATCAAATCCTGAGAGGTGTTGCATCTGCCCTTCTTTATCTTCATGAAGAGTGGGAACAAGTTGTTCTGCACAGAGATGTGAAAGCTAGTAACGTTATGTTAGATGCTGATCTTAATGGACGGTTAGGAGATTTTGGACTAGCTAAGTTCTATGATCATGGATCAATTCCTCAAACAACCTGGGTGGTTGGAACAGTGGGATACCTTGCACCAGAGGTTTCAAGAACAGGAAGGGTCACTACCAGCAGTGATGTTTTTGCCTTTGGGACATTAATGTTTGAAGTGGCTTGTGGAAGGAGGCCTATAGAGCCAGAAAGACCACCTCATGAGGTGATATTGTTAGACTGGATTCTAGAAAGCTGGAAAAGAGGGGCCATTCTTCAGACAAGCGATCCTAAATTGGAAGGTAAATATATGGCGGAGGAAATGGAATTGGTTTTGAAGTTAGGCCTGCTTTGTACTCACCCGATACCAGCAGCCAGGCCTGTCATGAGGCAAGTCATGCAGTATCTGGATCGAAATGCTAACTTGCCAGATATAGCACTTGATGGTCCTGGGATTGGTTCGTTCAAAATAAGCCATGAAGCAGCTAGAGATTGCAATTTGTCCTTCCCTGCATCTAATGATTATTCTGTGTTGTCTATCACTGACTCCATCCTCAGCTGCGGTCGTTGA
- the LOC110636980 gene encoding COPII coat assembly protein sec16 isoform X1 produces the protein MAHPQPRIGAMYPLDGMDRPGGDLRWSPRATQPLGKEHNMEDDHTPHRKSVLAKVKEKARKWRQTLSKKKHNEDANATPSWGVSLEDEDDEDEDPEYLGAPMYESEMAPVGYKETARQHPRVIHVTPEKHVLTSSVNNSNNSDLKSPSPAKVPNTTTETVAEKLAPAYATVTDTTHAIASKIQSLTLSKSEAPAPAPEPNPSSEASLAPNLTVRTLSPPPASPKAKALIPQAPLAPNLTVRTSSPPPASAPAPAAIATKLANQVPTEMEKAAPTSAPAAVAAHNHPFTSKQIWDKRELVKEYIMQKLEPGEDERALSQVISEAISPRKTPGDASVVEKVKEAVTSLLRKDGSPQRAVYHSAQNSSSHIPISNNAHEGNSRIVEEENHGRILQAN, from the exons ATGGCACATCCTCAACCAAGAATCGGAGCAATGTATCCACTTGATGGCATGGACAGGCCAG GAGGGGATCTAAGGTGGTCACCACGCGCTACGCAACCATTAGGGAAGGAACATAACATGGAGGATGATCATACACCACATAGAAAGTCTGTTCTTGCCAAAGTGAAGGAGAAGGCCCGGAAATGGCGACAAACTCTCAGTAAGAAGAAGCACAATGAGGATGCTAATGCTACACCATCGTGGGGTGTTAGCTTGGAGGATGAAGATGATGAAGATGAAGATCCTGAATATCTTGGAGCCCCAA tgTATGAATCAGAGATGGCACCTGTGGGGTACAAGGAGACAGCTAGACAGCATCCAAGAGTGATTCATGTGACACCTGAGAAGCATGTTTTAACAAGCAGTGTTAACAATAGCAATAACTCTGATCTAAAGTCTCCGAGTCCTGCTAAGGTTCCCAATACAACAACTGAAACTGTGGCAGAGAAGCTGGCACCCGCGTATGCCACAGTAACAGATACAACACATGCCATTGCTTCGAAGATTCAAAGTCTCACTCTTTCAAAGTCAGAAGCACCAGCACCAGCACCAGAACCAAACCCATCCTCAGAAGCCTCATTAGCACCAAACCTTACAGTGAGGACATTAAGCCCACCACCAGCAAGTCCTAAAGCAAAGGCATTAATCCCACAAGCCCCATTAGCACCAAACCTTACAGTGAGGACGTCAAGCCCACCACCAGCAAGTGCACCAGCACCAGCCGCAATTGCAACAAAACTAGCAAACCAAGTCCCAACAGAAATGGAAAAGGCTGCACCGACCTCAGCCCCTGCAGCAGTAGCAGCTCATAATCATCCTTTTACTAGCAAGCAAATATGGGATAAAAGAGAGCTAGTAAAAGAGTATATAATGCAGAAACTGGAGCCAGGGGAGGATGAGAGGGCTCTTTCTCAAGTGATATCTGAGGCAATTAGTCCAAGAAAAACTCCTGGTGATGCAAGTGTGGTGGAGAAGGTGAAAGAAGCAGTAACATCTTTGCTTCGGAAAGACGGGTCTCCCCAACGTGCAGTTTATCATTCAGCTCAGAACTCATCATCACATATTCCTATCTCAAACAATGCTCATGAAGGTAATTCCAGAA TTGTTGAGGAAGAAAATCATGGAAGAATACTTCAGGCCAACTGA
- the LOC110636980 gene encoding pectinesterase inhibitor 10 isoform X2: MAHPQPRIGAMYPLDGMDRPGGDLRWSPRATQPLGKEHNMEDDHTPHRKSVLAKVKEKARKWRQTLSKKKHNEDANATPSWGVSLEDEDDEDEDPEYLGAPMYESEMAPVGYKETARQHPRVIHVTPEKHVLTSSVNNSNNSDLKSPSPAKVPNTTTETVAEKLAPAYATVTDTTHAIASKIQSLTLSKSEAPAPAPEPNPSSEASLAPNLTVRTLSPPPASPKAKALIPQAPLAPNLTVRTSSPPPASAPAPAAIATKLANQVPTEMEKAAPTSAPAAVAAHNHPFTSKQIWDKRELVKEYIMQKLEPGEDERALSQVISEAISPRKTPGDASVVEKVKEAVTSLLRKDGSPQRAVYHSAQNSSSHIPISNNAHEVVEEENHGRILQAN; the protein is encoded by the exons ATGGCACATCCTCAACCAAGAATCGGAGCAATGTATCCACTTGATGGCATGGACAGGCCAG GAGGGGATCTAAGGTGGTCACCACGCGCTACGCAACCATTAGGGAAGGAACATAACATGGAGGATGATCATACACCACATAGAAAGTCTGTTCTTGCCAAAGTGAAGGAGAAGGCCCGGAAATGGCGACAAACTCTCAGTAAGAAGAAGCACAATGAGGATGCTAATGCTACACCATCGTGGGGTGTTAGCTTGGAGGATGAAGATGATGAAGATGAAGATCCTGAATATCTTGGAGCCCCAA tgTATGAATCAGAGATGGCACCTGTGGGGTACAAGGAGACAGCTAGACAGCATCCAAGAGTGATTCATGTGACACCTGAGAAGCATGTTTTAACAAGCAGTGTTAACAATAGCAATAACTCTGATCTAAAGTCTCCGAGTCCTGCTAAGGTTCCCAATACAACAACTGAAACTGTGGCAGAGAAGCTGGCACCCGCGTATGCCACAGTAACAGATACAACACATGCCATTGCTTCGAAGATTCAAAGTCTCACTCTTTCAAAGTCAGAAGCACCAGCACCAGCACCAGAACCAAACCCATCCTCAGAAGCCTCATTAGCACCAAACCTTACAGTGAGGACATTAAGCCCACCACCAGCAAGTCCTAAAGCAAAGGCATTAATCCCACAAGCCCCATTAGCACCAAACCTTACAGTGAGGACGTCAAGCCCACCACCAGCAAGTGCACCAGCACCAGCCGCAATTGCAACAAAACTAGCAAACCAAGTCCCAACAGAAATGGAAAAGGCTGCACCGACCTCAGCCCCTGCAGCAGTAGCAGCTCATAATCATCCTTTTACTAGCAAGCAAATATGGGATAAAAGAGAGCTAGTAAAAGAGTATATAATGCAGAAACTGGAGCCAGGGGAGGATGAGAGGGCTCTTTCTCAAGTGATATCTGAGGCAATTAGTCCAAGAAAAACTCCTGGTGATGCAAGTGTGGTGGAGAAGGTGAAAGAAGCAGTAACATCTTTGCTTCGGAAAGACGGGTCTCCCCAACGTGCAGTTTATCATTCAGCTCAGAACTCATCATCACATATTCCTATCTCAAACAATGCTCATGAAG TTGTTGAGGAAGAAAATCATGGAAGAATACTTCAGGCCAACTGA